In a single window of the Gossypium hirsutum isolate 1008001.06 chromosome A13, Gossypium_hirsutum_v2.1, whole genome shotgun sequence genome:
- the LOC107886201 gene encoding uncharacterized protein — translation MKSLSSVGIGLSIVFASLLLALVGELYYLLWWKKRLTSRRDFFYMFCLKTSSSSSPPTTNEDDVHHHNNLHSNKDRMLKPFDDHQHHHHHHPELMRPTPRFLFTIVEETKEDLELEEGKSKGKFGSRDMSVETPFLTPLASPPFLTPPHTPTVDEPIQQQGFNPLFEATTDAEFNKLRSSPPPKFKFLQEAEEKLHKRMLMIDEDNDGNHNGGFDEENGEMTPPSKYLKDEEDESFITIIVNNNHSHQQVIPLSD, via the coding sequence aTGAAATCATTGAGCAGTGTGGGGATTGGTTTGAGCATAGTTTTTGCTTCTCTTTTGTTAGCTTTGGTTGGTGAGTTATATTATTTGTTATGGTGGAAGAAGAGATTAACAAGTAGAAGGGATTTCTTTTACATGTTTTGTTTGAAAACTTCATCATCTTCATCACCACCAACAACGAATGAAGATGATGTTCATCATCATAATAATTTGCATTCAAACAAAGATAGGATGTTGAAGCCATTTGATGAccatcagcatcatcatcatcatcatcccgAGTTGATGAGGCCAACACCAAGGTTTCTCTTCACCATTGTTGAAGAAACAAAGGAGGATTTGGAGTTAGAAGAAGGTAAATCCAAGGGTAAGTTTGGGTCAAGAGATATGAGTGTTGAAACCCCATTTTTAACCCCACTTGCTTCCCCACCATTTTTAACACCTCCCCATACACCAACGGTTGATGAACCCATTCAACAACAAGGGTTCAACCCTTTGTTTGAAGCTACAACTGATGCTGAGTTCAATAAGTTAAGATCATCACCACCCCCAAAGTTCAAGTTCTTGCAAGAAGCAGAAGAGAAGCTTCATAAAAGAATGTTAATGATTGATGAGGATAATGATGGTAATCACAATGGTGGATTTGATGAAGAAAATGGTGAAATGACACCTCCTTCAAAGTACCtcaaagatgaagaagatgaatcTTTTATCACAATCATTGTTAATAATAATCACAGTCATCAACAGGTAATTCCTCTAAGCGATTAG
- the LOC107886200 gene encoding dolichyl-diphosphooligosaccharide--protein glycosyltransferase subunit 4A, translating into MIDDEQLGFLANFLGIFIFALVIAYHYVMADPKYEGN; encoded by the coding sequence ATGATTGATGATGAACAACTGGGGTTTCTCGCCAATTTTCTCGGCATTTTTATATTCGCGCTGGTAATTGCTTACCATTACGTGATGGCTGACCCAAAATATGAAGGAAACTGA